One Glycine max cultivar Williams 82 chromosome 8, Glycine_max_v4.0, whole genome shotgun sequence genomic window, AAGTTTTTCCTTGACCGAGTTCAAATAAATTCTTATAAAGCATCATTATTAGAACATGCAGTCGTCTGCATTTGAGAAAAACAGCATCCTCATTGTTCCTCTCAAGTGTAAGGGGATCTAAAAGCCATTTAAGGCATCCATCACGTGCATAGCAGAAGATAATGTCTAACTAATAATGAGCCTAATGTAAAGCAGATGACACCATCATATAGATAAGTAGATGAGCAATGCCTATGATTACATATATCCATGAAAGTCATTAATTGATGAGTTCCAAAGGCAAGCAGATTgagtaaaatgacaaaaaaaataatctggTTCTTGTTATTTTGCATAACTAAAACTGTTCTGTATGCCTCCTTACCTGCCATACAATTTCATCCAGACACAGACAAATTCTTCCATACTTGTCAAGGAAAAGGCGCTCACTTGGGGGCTTCCCACATACATCCTTCACAGCTGAGGTTATCACAAAGATCACTTCGGACACtagagaaaaaccaaaaaaaaaggtaaatagcAGCAGATACGTAAATGTAAAGTATTCCACAGCTCTTGAAATATATCCATTTTCCAGTGCTAAGTGAAATAAAGCATAGTGCTTAAAAGGCAGATGCACCCATATCAATTgtcattaatgattaatcatttTCTTGGTAAGCCAAGCAAAAGCATCCACTAAATGGAGAATCCAAGATTTGTCCCTTAGCAGTTCACATGACTGCTAGTTGTTTTAACAACAATTCTAGAAAAGGACAGTTTCCCAGCAATAGTTAATATttgtattatcaattaaattattaaaatgctgagcaaaaaaaaaaatcaaattattaaaatgaagGGGAAGTTTTTCATCTTTACTGAACTCTTAATTCTGGCATCTActattcatttttccttttaatcaaAAGATAATCTATTAGTATTTCTTATCATCCTATGCACATGTCTCTGTGTATCCCACTTACTAGTAGCAACCTAAATAAAGAAGCTTAGTTACCAGTGtaatatgtaatcaattaaGCATATTCATGTCaagattcaaaacaaaaatgagctAGTAGCTTCATGCGCATTTTCATAATATACCCTTCTCAGTCAGCACTTCCATCAAACTAAAGTGAAAAGCAGGGAGCCTATCCGCTGCAAAGCATCTGAAATTACTCATTTCCatacttttattttacaatcaaatcaacaaatataaaatactgATTCCATAAATACATACAGGCAAGTTCGTCATACTCATCCTTGCCCACGACATAGATGCTGACATCGCCAAGCACTGTGTATACAATATAAACCGATCTGATGCAAAGAAAATGTACAAGTACTTTAGAATCATATAAGAACCAGACAAGCAACTTTCTACACCAAGAAATATGAATGAGGAATAGTTGGTAGTAAAAGAGAATCTTGTTTCAAGTCAAACTTCAGATTGTGATGAATGACGATTCTAGTTTCCCAAAACTGCTATACATCTAACAATGCTGTTTTGCCAAATATCGGGTCTATTCTAATAAACTAGTAAGCAGTAACTAATGCTATTCAGTTTGTTAATCTTTCTGCTTTTAGATGAGACAATTCATATAAGCACACAAACAGATacataaaatttcaagtcatgGAATGAGAGAATAGTATGCTATAACTGACTTGTGGCAAGCAACTAGGAGCTCTTCGTTTTTGACACCCTTAAGATTATCAGCTCCTAGTTTGACTAAGAATGAACGCCAGTGCAGACGCTCCTCTGCAGGAACTCCATGAAAACTGCAACAATGAAAATCAACATGTATGTTATGTGAGCATGACATGAGAGTATGCATCAACAAAGGGATTAAAGTTAAtactacataattaattaagcttGATCTCGCACGCACTTGTGAAAATTCGTATTATTGTTTAACATAGACAAATGCCCCTTATTCAAAAGTTTTCAGAAAACAACTACGCTAACCACAACCCTATTACCCCATCAAAATCTAAGCAGAACCCATTTCGGGTCCaatctaaataatatatgatttgatctgcaaaatctaaaatttagaTCGCAGCATGGGAAAATCGAGTTGTTGGAAGGGAATTGGGGAAAATGATGGGGTTCTGGTATAACTTCAAAGATTGAGAATTGGAAATGGGAAGAAGAGATGGATCTAAACGCACCGTTCGATGAGGATATTGCCCTCAGCGTTGGCAAACAGCACCGCAAGGATCATATTCTCTGACGAGTCTCTTTCTCTTGTTGAGGTTCTAATCCACCGTCTTCAAGCATAGAAGGTTATGTCACTTcattgtttcttttgttttgtaaatacttttatttatgaGGGAAAAAAAGGTTATTGAGGcacagtataaaaaaatttacttgaatGAGAACCATCATGATAagtttatttactttatttacttgtttattatgactttctttttaaagaaaaaagcaaACAGAGTCATATTGATTCCTCTTTAGGCCAAATCATCTtctttaaaacttttattttatttttttcagtttaatattttatttaaaaaaattacttttgtctttttatcttaattaaaagtttaaaaataatccTTTTGTTGGATTAAACCTTAACATCTTAATTACAGGAAGCCTGACAATTTATGTGTTCGCACACCACCAAAGTCGCCACAGGGAAGTATGACAACCAACTTGTGTTTTTTAGATTTGGATTTTTAgatcttgcattttttttttttatgtaaaatgaGTTCTTTTTTTTCCAATGGCCA contains:
- the LOC100305755 gene encoding uncharacterized protein LOC100305755 — protein: MILAVLFANAEGNILIERFHGVPAEERLHWRSFLVKLGADNLKGVKNEELLVACHKSVYIVYTVLGDVSIYVVGKDEYDELALSEVIFVITSAVKDVCGKPPSERLFLDKYGRICLCLDEIVWQGYLENTEKDRIKRLIRLKPPTEF
- the LOC100305755 gene encoding uncharacterized protein isoform X1, which encodes MLNNNTNFHNFHGVPAEERLHWRSFLVKLGADNLKGVKNEELLVACHKSVYIVYTVLGDVSIYVVGKDEYDELALSEVIFVITSAVKDVCGKPPSERLFLDKYGRICLCLDEIVWQGYLENTEKDRIKRLIRLKPPTEF